A stretch of the Actinoalloteichus fjordicus genome encodes the following:
- a CDS encoding thioredoxin domain-containing protein → MANRLADATSPYLQQHADNPVDWYPWGEEAFAEAVRRDVPVLLSVGYAACHWCHVMAHESFEDEAIAALLNENFVNIKVDREERPDVDAVYMTATQAMTGSGGWPMTCFLTPEGEPFHCGTYYPPTPHPGMPSFPQLIDAVAAAWQERRGEVREAATRIVAGLAEQTAPLPAAPVDETTLVEAVATLTAVFDRTRGGFGGAPKFPPSMVLEFLLRHHERTDDPGALHLVEQTCAAMARGGLYDQLAGGFARYSVDAGWVVPHFEKMLYDNALLLRVYAHLARRTGSALAGRVAVETAEFLLTELRTGQGGFASSLDADTDGVEGLTYVWTPDELIEVLGEQDGRWAAELLAVTPEGSFEHGSSTLRLLADPDSVPAAGPAGDAPAVAAAAEYGGEARWQRIRTTLRAARDRRPQPARDDKVVTAWNGLAITALAEAGAALDRPDWVRAAVEAAELLLNLHLIDGRLLRSSRDGAAGSARGVLEDHGCLAQGLLALHQATSEPRWLTEAETLLDVALQHFADPEIAGLFHDTADDAEALVRRPSDPGDNASPSGASSLAEALVTASALTGPVRSGAYRAAAEQAMARAGVLIARSPRFAGHWLTVAESLVAGPLQIAVALAPADAEGEVLLSIARSLAPGGTVVVAGQGADPGVPLLADRAPIDGASAVFLCRGYVCDLPMTRPAELSAALTR, encoded by the coding sequence ATGGCGAACCGCTTGGCAGACGCGACGAGTCCCTACCTGCAACAGCACGCCGACAATCCGGTGGACTGGTATCCCTGGGGCGAGGAGGCGTTCGCGGAGGCGGTGCGGCGGGACGTGCCGGTGCTGCTCTCCGTCGGCTACGCGGCCTGTCACTGGTGTCATGTCATGGCGCACGAGTCCTTCGAGGACGAGGCGATCGCCGCCCTGCTGAACGAGAACTTCGTCAACATCAAGGTCGACCGCGAGGAACGGCCCGACGTCGACGCCGTCTACATGACCGCGACCCAGGCGATGACCGGCAGCGGCGGCTGGCCGATGACCTGCTTCCTCACCCCGGAGGGTGAGCCCTTCCACTGCGGCACCTACTACCCGCCGACCCCGCATCCCGGCATGCCGTCGTTCCCGCAGCTCATCGACGCGGTGGCGGCGGCCTGGCAGGAGCGGCGCGGGGAGGTCCGCGAGGCGGCGACGCGGATCGTGGCGGGCCTCGCCGAGCAGACCGCGCCGCTGCCCGCCGCGCCCGTGGACGAGACCACCCTCGTCGAGGCGGTGGCCACCCTGACGGCGGTCTTCGACCGTACTCGCGGCGGGTTCGGCGGGGCGCCGAAGTTCCCGCCGTCGATGGTGCTGGAGTTCCTGCTGCGTCATCACGAGCGCACCGACGACCCCGGCGCGCTCCACCTGGTCGAGCAGACCTGCGCGGCGATGGCCCGTGGCGGGTTGTACGACCAGCTCGCGGGCGGATTCGCCCGTTACAGCGTGGACGCGGGCTGGGTCGTGCCGCATTTCGAGAAGATGCTCTACGACAACGCCCTGCTGCTGCGGGTGTACGCCCATCTGGCTCGGCGAACCGGCTCGGCGCTGGCGGGCCGGGTCGCGGTGGAGACGGCGGAGTTCCTGCTGACCGAGCTGCGCACCGGCCAGGGCGGCTTCGCCTCGTCGTTGGACGCCGACACCGACGGCGTGGAGGGCCTCACCTATGTGTGGACCCCGGACGAGCTGATCGAGGTGCTCGGGGAGCAGGACGGTCGCTGGGCGGCGGAGTTGCTTGCGGTGACCCCCGAAGGCAGCTTCGAGCACGGCAGTTCGACCTTGCGACTCCTTGCCGACCCGGATTCCGTGCCTGCCGCAGGGCCTGCGGGGGATGCTCCCGCCGTGGCGGCGGCCGCCGAGTACGGCGGCGAGGCGCGGTGGCAGCGGATCAGGACCACGCTGCGGGCCGCCCGGGATCGCAGGCCCCAGCCTGCCAGGGACGACAAGGTCGTCACCGCATGGAACGGCTTGGCGATCACCGCTCTGGCGGAGGCGGGCGCTGCGCTGGATCGGCCGGACTGGGTGCGGGCCGCTGTCGAGGCCGCCGAACTGCTGCTGAACCTGCACCTGATCGACGGCAGGCTGCTACGCAGCTCTCGGGACGGGGCGGCGGGCAGCGCCAGGGGAGTGCTGGAGGATCACGGCTGCCTGGCCCAGGGGCTGCTGGCCCTGCATCAGGCCACCTCGGAGCCCCGCTGGCTGACCGAGGCCGAGACCCTGCTCGACGTGGCCTTGCAGCACTTCGCCGACCCGGAGATCGCTGGCCTGTTCCACGACACCGCCGACGATGCGGAAGCTCTGGTGCGCAGGCCCTCCGATCCGGGCGACAACGCGAGCCCGTCCGGTGCCTCCTCGCTGGCCGAGGCCCTGGTGACCGCCTCGGCGCTGACCGGCCCGGTCCGGTCGGGCGCCTACCGAGCCGCGGCGGAACAGGCGATGGCCAGAGCGGGCGTGCTGATCGCCAGGAGCCCCCGATTCGCCGGGCACTGGCTCACCGTCGCCGAGTCCCTGGTCGCGGGCCCGCTGCAGATCGCGGTGGCGCTGGCTCCGGCGGACGCCGAGGGAGAGGTCCTGTTGTCGATCGCCCGCTCGCTCGCCCCCGGCGGCACGGTGGTGGTGGCCGGACAGGGCGCGGACCCCGGCGTCCCGCTGCTTGCCGATCGCGCACCCATCGACGGCGCCTCGGCAGTGTTCCTGTGCCGGGGTTACGTCTGTGACCTGCCCATGACACGTCCCGCCGAACTCAGCGCCGCCCTCACCCGCTGA
- the trhA gene encoding PAQR family membrane homeostasis protein TrhA, with amino-acid sequence MPKPLVKPRMRGWIHFWSFFTALLAGSTLIVMAAATVSGRAAVSVTIYVLTVLGLFGVSALYHRRHWSSASSRAWMKRLDHSMIFLFIAGTYTPFAFLALSPGTGVIVLSVIWGGAAAGVALKLLWPHSPRWVGVPIYIGLGWVAVFVMPEIGANAGVAALVLLIVGGVFYTVGAVFYATRWPDPWPSVFGYHEFFHATTVVAALCHYVAIWLVLYA; translated from the coding sequence ATGCCGAAGCCGCTCGTGAAGCCTCGGATGCGCGGCTGGATTCACTTCTGGTCCTTCTTCACCGCACTGCTCGCGGGCAGCACGCTCATCGTGATGGCTGCGGCGACGGTCTCCGGACGCGCAGCGGTATCGGTGACCATCTACGTGCTGACCGTCCTCGGTCTGTTCGGCGTCAGCGCGCTGTATCACCGACGCCACTGGTCGAGCGCGTCGAGCCGGGCGTGGATGAAGCGTCTCGATCACTCGATGATCTTCTTGTTCATCGCGGGCACCTACACACCGTTCGCCTTCCTGGCGCTGTCCCCCGGAACCGGGGTCATCGTGCTGTCGGTGATCTGGGGCGGCGCGGCGGCAGGCGTCGCGCTGAAGCTCCTGTGGCCGCATTCGCCACGGTGGGTGGGCGTGCCCATCTACATCGGGCTCGGCTGGGTCGCGGTCTTCGTGATGCCCGAGATCGGGGCCAACGCCGGGGTCGCGGCGCTCGTACTGCTGATCGTCGGCGGGGTGTTCTACACGGTCGGCGCGGTGTTCTACGCCACTCGCTGGCCGGACCCCTGGCCGTCGGTGTTCGGCTATCACGAGTTCTTCCACGCCACGACGGTCGTCGCGGCCCTCTGCCACTACGTGGCGATCTGGCTGGTGCTGTACGCCTGA
- a CDS encoding DUF885 domain-containing protein → MDGNQLVREYLLLGLRFDRLVEGFVDAYTGDPRLRRQVDGEPRPVPGVLASRAAELRAELPSVGLDVGRTRFLAAQLTALECSGRRLAGEPIGFVDEVEAYFQVRITPGDQDVYRAAHVELDSLLPGSGSLPDRLAELRRRDEVPPHRLEGCVVELSGALRELVRGRYGLPDQERVEYQVVSDKPWSGFNYYLGDYRSRVAINADIGHRMAHLAHLVAHESYPGHHTEHCRKEAGLLGRQGFEEQALFLVNTPQCLMAEGLADLGLHAIIGPGWGPWTAEIMADLGLRMEGELVERVETARAGLLGVRQDAALMLHDRGADEEEVVAFLRRWLLISDRRARQSLRFIADPLWRAYTTTYVEGYRLLRSWLDLRPAAEPLASRYLRLLDEALVPESVRVETAAAERVNETSAERW, encoded by the coding sequence ATGGACGGCAACCAGCTCGTGCGCGAGTACCTGCTGCTCGGACTGCGCTTCGACCGGCTGGTCGAGGGATTCGTCGACGCCTACACGGGAGATCCGCGACTCCGGCGTCAGGTGGACGGCGAGCCGAGGCCCGTTCCCGGCGTACTCGCCTCGCGGGCCGCCGAGCTGCGTGCGGAACTGCCCTCGGTCGGTCTCGACGTAGGCCGAACCCGATTCCTTGCCGCACAGCTCACCGCACTCGAATGCTCGGGGCGTCGACTGGCGGGGGAGCCGATCGGATTCGTCGACGAGGTCGAGGCCTATTTCCAGGTCCGGATCACGCCAGGCGACCAGGACGTGTATCGGGCCGCGCACGTCGAGCTGGACTCGCTGCTGCCGGGAAGCGGGTCGTTGCCCGATCGACTCGCCGAGCTGCGACGGCGCGACGAGGTCCCGCCGCATCGACTCGAAGGCTGTGTCGTGGAACTCTCCGGCGCGCTCCGCGAACTGGTCCGAGGTCGATACGGCCTGCCCGATCAGGAACGGGTCGAGTACCAGGTGGTCAGCGACAAGCCGTGGAGCGGTTTCAACTACTACCTCGGCGACTACCGCTCGCGGGTCGCGATCAACGCCGACATCGGCCATCGGATGGCCCACCTGGCGCACCTGGTGGCGCACGAGTCCTATCCCGGTCATCACACCGAGCACTGCCGAAAGGAGGCGGGCCTGCTCGGCAGGCAGGGCTTCGAGGAGCAGGCCCTCTTCCTGGTCAACACCCCGCAGTGCCTGATGGCGGAGGGACTGGCCGATCTCGGCCTGCACGCGATCATCGGACCGGGGTGGGGGCCGTGGACGGCCGAGATCATGGCCGACCTCGGGCTGCGGATGGAGGGCGAACTCGTCGAACGGGTCGAGACGGCCAGGGCCGGGCTGCTCGGCGTGCGGCAGGACGCCGCGTTGATGCTGCACGATCGGGGCGCGGACGAGGAGGAGGTCGTGGCGTTCCTCCGTCGCTGGCTGCTGATCTCGGACCGTCGAGCCCGCCAGTCGCTGCGCTTCATCGCCGATCCGCTGTGGCGGGCCTACACCACGACCTACGTGGAGGGCTACCGGCTGCTGCGGAGCTGGCTCGATCTGAGACCGGCCGCCGAACCACTGGCCTC